A section of the Humulus lupulus chromosome 2, drHumLupu1.1, whole genome shotgun sequence genome encodes:
- the LOC133818508 gene encoding uncharacterized protein LOC133818508 — MNDNLVKATTSTTTTSSLAITEKKTTHRTGGCVGIFFQLFDWNRRLAKKKLFSKKLLPPVRSKQASNKFKGDERMPKLHLIADENKGGFPNMKKQGARSVDSEHKHETRSPGLVARLMGLESMPAIREKPKKASLSDACDSEVNKFVNGFSGGCGKEGMDLERGSIKQVESRPQKLQKTGQFERKAITRFGADALQIKSVLSRSRKHNHHPKFVSPVKSPRIPSGKNVSRTSRLFDAATKILEPGLQTSSKAKCITYTRSVHYPPNNETVMERAMVESEERPKPSCFSGNVSKSLMGQSSCKNCGNLLDVINCRPNVDEVSPDFASFGSSFANGSLPEETGRSKPRLPVSSFGQNNDAVFHRSWDNLVSQKNEEIENAQSNNRPITERKSLLREGQASWQSMSQPCNFRRDESSSFDLKHRVRIQEQMPLGRDRIPPRSKLNNLDTRKVSSAANSVRGTKDFVALNRSMSGRARPRVTPKEESDKFVPERKAFNGQEEGNISLLRGSARKRRTINFNSQVESRDFVSSTTTKLRTIQCDSSTGEGLGLNAHPMNRNCGRSRLVDPREGNGAAKSINNNVVSFTFNSPIRQKPGRSLELDGKTINDEVEESFQNPSSLKGDSIAALLEQKLKELTSQEDEELAVGGPPKRSIAMILKELISALMAERPDIASPSTAQIKQEGSSHVADHLSPGSVLEASFSCSSLDESSGHMLFSDSMDCSSDQLHCLGQDSDLSDSATSLRKERTGCERMTALVSNVSRILDSINFDGGRLTETKLAHAKDVIVNAGLLFGNVTLYCLDGTEGLFIGPVLLDLEKVANAAWTNINIFTGTDVNKTENQYRELLFDCLIECLDSKYGQYTNSKLKAWTRFASCMNREMIIGDLEKEMNKWTSLAGMLPDEIIEWEMSHALGKWTDFDIEAFEDGDEVCGYIFQDLVDETVNELTRLGC; from the exons ATGAATGATAATTTAGTGAAGGCAACGACGTCGACGACAACGACGTCGTCTTTGGCAATTACAGAGAAGAAGACGACTCATAGAACCGGTGGCTGTGTTGGCATTTTCTTCCAGCTCTTTGATTGGAACCGAAGGCTCGCCAAGAAGAagcttttctccaagaaattgCTTCCCCCTG TTCGTTCAAAGCAGGCTTCTAACAAGTTTAAAGGCGATGAAAGGATGCCTAAGCTTCACTTG ATTGCTGATGAAAACAAGGGAGGCTTCCCTAACATGAAGAAACAGGGGGCTCGTAGTGTTGATTCAGAGCATAAGCATGAAACCCGGTCTCCGGGTTTGGTTGCTAGACTTATGGGTCTAGAGTCCATGCCTGCTATTCGTGAGAAGCCCAAGAAGGCTTCCTTATCTGATGCTTGTGATAGTGAGGTGAATAAATTTGTGAATGGTTTTTCTGGTGGGTGTGGTAAAGAGGGTATGGATTTGGAGAGAGGAAGCATAAAGCAGGTTGAATCTCGGCCTCAGAAGCTTCAGAAAACAGGGCAGTTTGAGAGAAAAGCAATCACTAGGTTTGGAGCTGACGCACTTCAAATCAAGAGTGTTTTATCACGTTCAAGAAAGCATAATCACCACCCTAAGTTTGTGTCTCCGGTTAAGAGCCCCAGGATTCCTTCTGGAAAGAATGTTTCTCGGACCTCTCGGCTGTTTGATGCTGCTACTAAGATTTTGGAACCAGGGTTGCAGACTTCCAGCAAAGCAAAGTGTATTACATATACAAGATCAGTTCATTATCCTCCTAATAACGAGACTGTTATGGAGAGAGCGATGGTTGAATCAGAGGAGCGACCTAAACCATCTTGTTTTAGTGGCAATGTGTCTAAGTCTTTGATGGGGCAGAGTTCTTGTAAAAATTGTGGTAATTTGCTTGATGTTATTAACTGCAGGCCGAATGTGGATGAAGTTTCACCGGATTTTGCATCATTTGGTTCGAGTTTCGCCAATGGATCACTTCCTGAAGAAACAGGAAGAAGCAAACCAAGGTTACCTGTTTCCTCATTTGGGCAAAATAATGATGCAGTTTTTCATAGAAGTTGGGACAACCTCGTGTCTCAAAAGAATGAAGAAATAGAAAACGCCCAATCCAATAATAGACCCATAACTGAAAGAAAGTCTTTGCTTCGTGAAGGTCAAGCTTCATGGCAGTCAATGAGCCAACCTTGTAATTTTCGGAGAGATGAATCATCTTCTTTTGACTTGAAGCACCGTGTTCGAATACAGGAGCAGATGCCTTTAGGCAGGGATAGAATTCCACCAAGGTCAAAACTAAACAATTTGGATACTAGAAAAGTGTCATCAGCCGCAAATTCTGTGAGAGGTACCAAAGATTTTGTTGCCTTGAACCGAAGCATGAGTGGTCGTGCCAGACCAAGGGTGACTCCAAAAGAAGAGAGTGACAAGTTTGTTCCAGAGAGGAAAGCTTTTAATGGGCAAGAGGAAGGTAATATATCTCTATTAAGAGGCTCAGCACGGAAAAGAAGGACAATTAACTTTAATAGTCAAGTTGAAAGTAGGGACTTTGTTAGTTCAACTACTACGAAATTGAGGACAATTCAGTGTGATTCATCAACAGGTGAAGGGTTGGGATTGAATGCTCATCCAATGAACCGAAACTGTGGTAGAAGTAGATTAGTTGATCCGAGAGAAGGTAATGGAGCTGCTAAAAGTATTAACAATAATGTTGTTTCTTTCACCTTTAATTCCCCCATAAGGCAAAAGCCTGGAAGGTCTTTGGAATTGGATGGGAAGACCATTAATGATGAGGTAGAGGAATCTTTTCAAAATCCATCGTCTTTAAAAGGAGATTCTATAGCTGCCCTTCTGGAACAAAAATTGAAGGAACTGACTAGTCAAGAAGATGAGGAATTAGCAGTAGGTGGTCCACCTAAGAGGTCGATTGCCATGATTCTTAAGGAGCTAATATCTGCTTTAATGGCAGAGCGGCCAGATATAGCATCTCCATCCACT GCTCAAATAAAGCAGGAAGGGTCTTCTCACGTGGCTGATCATTTGAGCCCAGGATCTGTTCTAGAGGCCTCTTTCTCTTGTAGCAGTCTGGATGAAAGCTCAG GACATATGCTGTTCTCGGACTCTATGGACTGCTCCAGCGATCAATTGCATTGCTTGGGACAAGATTCTGATCTCTCTGATTCTGCTACCTCGTTACGAAAAGAGAGAACTGGTTGCGAGAGGATGACAGCCCTTGTCAGCAATGTTTCTCGAATATTAGACAGCATCAATTTTGATGGGGGAAGATTGACAGAAACCAAGCTGGCTCATGCGAAGGATGTTATTGTGAATGCTGGATTATTGTTTGGAAATGTGACATTGTATTGCCTAGATGGAACAGAAGGTCTGTTCATTGGCCCCGTACTTCTTGATCTGGAAAAGGTTGCCAATGCTGCCTGGACAAATATCAATATCTTTACCGGTACGGATGTCAACAAAACGGAAAACCAATATAGAGAATTGCTTTTTGACTGTCTGATAGAATGTTTAGATTCCAAGTATGGACAATACACTAACTCAAAACTCAAAGCATGGACGAGATTTGCTTCATGCATGAACCGGGAGATGATAATTGGAGACCTTGAAAAGGAGATGAACAAATGGACATCTTTGGCTGGGATGCTTCCCGACGAGATTATAGAATGGGAAATGAGTCATGCTCTAGGGAAATGGACAGATTTTGATATCGAAGCTTTTGAGGATGGCGATGAAGTTTGTGGCTACATTTTTCAAGATTTAGTTGATGAAACTGTGAATGAACTCACCAGACTAGGTTGTTAA
- the LOC133818510 gene encoding uncharacterized protein LOC133818510 — MAETNGSLLRTTHHHLHTDPAPLHSLLHSLDPISLILSQNSYSEQPVPLKLTTESYIMERGPRYTAYAELRESRLRMKNARPPQQELDEPEFKLTPQKKQVRFQTSLTSGRKGSSVVAQSVPDFSAVLRKENRKPSNLPPTMEMTPPGKTWSKVGSKVLANSRGSKSANGGDKKSLMARKSYASLEELKGLSSAASNAINGENRAIHRGGRQTVLAYRAF; from the coding sequence ATGGCAGAGACCAACGGCTCTTTACTACGAACCACCCACCATCATCTTCATACAGACCCTGCTCCTCTTCATTCTCTTCTCCATTCTCTCGACCCCATCTCTCTCATCCTCTCTCAGAATTCCTATTCAGAACAGCCCGTTCCATTGAAGCTCACGACAGAGAGCTACATCATGGAGAGAGGACCACGATACACAGCCTACGCAGAGCTCAGGGAATCGAGGCTCAGAATGAAGAACGCGAGGCCACCCCAGCAAGAACTCGACGAGCCAGAATTCAAACTCACCCCACAGAAGAAACAAGTCAGGTTTCAGACTAGTTTGACCAGTGGCCGAAAAGGGTCCTCTGTTGTCGCTCAATCAGTGCCGGACTTCTCTGCCGTGCTGAGGAAAGAGAACCGGAAGCCATCGAATCTTCCGCCGACGATGGAAATGACTCCTCCGGGGAAGACTTGGTCGAAGGTTGGCAGCAAGGTTTTGGCGAATTCGAGAGGGAGTAAGTCAGCGAATGGTGGGGATAAGAAGAGTTTAATGGCGAGAAAGAGCTATGCAAGTCTTGAGGAGTTGAAGGGGCTTTCTTCGGCGGCGTCTAATGCCATCAATGGCGAGAACAGAGCTATTCACAGAGGTGGAAGACAGACTGTTTTGGCGTATAGAGCGTTTTAA
- the LOC133818509 gene encoding chloroplastic group IIB intron splicing facilitator CRS2-A, chloroplastic-like isoform X1, with product MWYAISCPNSWLSHPRSPHRLQFLQKRSHMPANIRMRASLPNQYTGAKVEYTPWLIVGLGNPGNKYYGTRHNVGYEMIDTLSKAQGIPMNTIQSKALVGIGSIGEVPILLVKPQGYMNFSGESVGPLAAHYQVPLRHILLAYDEMSLPNGILRVQPKGGHGHHNGVKSVMGHLDGCRDFPRLCIGIGNPPGNMDMKAYLLQKFSTTERHQIDEALKQGVEAVRSLLLNGFSKSITRFNLGQKYKYHKVEL from the exons ATGTGGTATGCAATTTCCTGCCCAAATTCTTGGTTATCACATCCAAGAAGCCCTCACCGCCTTCAGTTTCTTCAAAAACGTTCACATATGCCAGCTAATATTCGCATGCGTGCTTCGTTGCCAAATCAATATACTGGTGCTAAAGTGGAGTACACGCCTTGGTTGATTGTTGGATTGGGAAACCCAGGGAATAAGTACTATGGGACTAGGCACAAT GTTGGTTATGAAATGATTGACACCCTTTCTAAAGCACAAGGCATTCCCATGAATACAATACAGTCAAAGGCCTTGGTTGGAATAG GTTCTATTGGAGAGGTACCAATTTTGTTGGTGAAGCCACAAGGGTACATGAATTTTAGTGGGGAATCG GTTGGACCACTTGCTGCACACTATCAAGTACCTCTACGCCATATTTTATTG GCTTATGATGAGATGAGCTTACCAAATGGTATCCTCAGGGTTCAGCCAAAAGGAGGCCATGGCCATCACAATGG AGTGAAAAGTGTAATGGGTCATTTGGATGGTTGCCGTGATTTTCCACGTTTATGTATAG GTATTGGAAATCCGCCAGGAAATATGGACATGAAGGCTTACCTTCTACAGAAGTTCAGTACTACAGAGAGACATCAG ATTGATGAAGCACTCAAACAAGGGGTTGAGGCTGTGAGGTCCCTGCTGCTCAATGGATTTAGCAAATCCATCACTCGATTTAATCTGGGGCAGAAATACAAGTATCACAAAGTAGAACTTTGA
- the LOC133818509 gene encoding chloroplastic group IIB intron splicing facilitator CRS2-A, chloroplastic-like isoform X2 has translation MWYAISCPNSWLSHPRSPHRLQFLQKRSHMPANIRMRASLPNQYTGAKVEYTPWLIVGLGNPGNKYYGTRHNVGYEMIDTLSKAQGIPMNTIQSKALVGIGSIGEVPILLVKPQGYMNFSGESVGPLAAHYQVPLRHILLAYDEMSLPNGILRVQPKGGHGHHNGYWKSARKYGHEGLPSTEVQYYRETSD, from the exons ATGTGGTATGCAATTTCCTGCCCAAATTCTTGGTTATCACATCCAAGAAGCCCTCACCGCCTTCAGTTTCTTCAAAAACGTTCACATATGCCAGCTAATATTCGCATGCGTGCTTCGTTGCCAAATCAATATACTGGTGCTAAAGTGGAGTACACGCCTTGGTTGATTGTTGGATTGGGAAACCCAGGGAATAAGTACTATGGGACTAGGCACAAT GTTGGTTATGAAATGATTGACACCCTTTCTAAAGCACAAGGCATTCCCATGAATACAATACAGTCAAAGGCCTTGGTTGGAATAG GTTCTATTGGAGAGGTACCAATTTTGTTGGTGAAGCCACAAGGGTACATGAATTTTAGTGGGGAATCG GTTGGACCACTTGCTGCACACTATCAAGTACCTCTACGCCATATTTTATTG GCTTATGATGAGATGAGCTTACCAAATGGTATCCTCAGGGTTCAGCCAAAAGGAGGCCATGGCCATCACAATGG GTATTGGAAATCCGCCAGGAAATATGGACATGAAGGCTTACCTTCTACAGAAGTTCAGTACTACAGAGAGACATCAG ATTGA